One segment of Ricinus communis isolate WT05 ecotype wild-type chromosome 8, ASM1957865v1, whole genome shotgun sequence DNA contains the following:
- the LOC8276318 gene encoding galactoside 2-alpha-L-fucosyltransferase produces MERSGFSLKKLTLIMAVCFIALPLLFLLSIIYQNSAFDIIEEFTAEAVGLGGKARNFTRFSVIVDSEDNSDKLLGGILAPGFDSESCISRYQSSLYRKPSPHKPSNYLLSKLRKYENRHKHCGPDAKSYKKAVKDLNTSSHTNITKGCKYVVWLPSNGLGNRIVSMTSAFLYALLTNRVLLVHHGTDMDDLFCEPFPNTSWLLPKDFPLKDKFDSSEWRNILSYGNLLNNSNTNTSSLPPPAFLLLYLAYDYDYHDKLFYLDQNQDFLQKVPWLIMRSDQYFVPYLFLIQSFRKELSRLFPDKETVFHHLGRYLFHPSNQAWGLITRFYQAYLARADEIIGLQIRLFDPKASSSHLVMKQILSCTEKESLLPQPDKQKHVASLSKNQTLKAILVASLHSVYYENLKNMYWMKPTANGEAIGVFQPSSEEYQHFGDNMHNIKAWAEMNILSLSDVLITSSWSTFGYVAQGLGGLKPWILFMPDNQTSPDPPCQRVMSMEPCFHFPPGYDRKQNSIPDNVDLGVDVKHCEDVSWGVKLVNK; encoded by the exons ATGGAAAGATCAGGATTCAGTTTGAAGAAGCTTACATTGATAATGGCTGTGTGTTTCATTGCCTTGCCTCTTCTATTCCTGCTCTCAATAATATACCAAAACTCAGCTTTCGATATAATCGAAGAATTCACAGCTGAAGCTGTTGGATTGGGAGGAAAAGCTAGAAATTTTACTAGATTTTCAGTTATTGTCG ATTCTGAAGATAATTCTGATAAATTGCTTGGCGGGATACTGGCTCCAGGGTTTGATTCAGAATCTTGCATAAGCAGGTATCAGTCTAGCTTATATCGAAAGCCTTCGCCTCATAAGCCTTCTAACTATCTTCTTTCCAAGCTGCGAAAGTATGAAAATCGCCATAAACATTGCGGACCTGATGCCAAATCCTACAAAAAAGCTGTGAAAGACCTCAATACTTCTAGCCACACCAACATAACTAAAGGCTGTAAGTATGTTGTCTGGTTGCCTTCTAATGGCCTTGGAAACAGGATTGTAAGCATGACTTCAGCATTTCTATATGCACTCCTCACTAACAGGGTCCTGCTTGTTCATCATGGGACTGACATGGATGATCTTTTCTGCGAACCGTTTCCAAATACATCCTGGTTATTACCTAAGGATTTTCCCCTTAAAGATAAATTTGATAGCTCTGAATGGAGAAACATTCTTAGTTATGGAAACCTTCTAAACAATAGCAACACGAACACTTCATCCCTGCCACCTCCAGCATTTCTGCTTCTTTATCTAGCCTATGACTATGATTATCATGACAAACTTTTTTACTTGGATCAGAATCAAGATTTCCTTCAAAAAGTGCCTTGGTTAATCATGAGATCTGACCAGTATTTTGTTCCTTATCTTTTCTTGATCCAGTCTTTCAGAAAAGAGCTGAGCAGGTTATTTCCTGACAAGGAGACTGTTTTCCACCACTTGGGTAGATATCTTTTCCACCCCTCAAATCAAGCATGGGGACTAATCACCAGGTTTTACCAGGCTTACTTGGCAAGAGCAGATGAAATAATTGGCCTACAAATAAGATTATTTGATCCTAAAGCAAGTTCAAGCCATCTTGTAATGAAGCAAATCCTATCCTGTACTGAGAAGGAAAGTCTGCTACCACAACCAGATAAGCAAAAACATGTAGCTTCTCTGTCGAAAAACCAGACATTAAAAGCTATTCTAGTAGCATCACTGCATTCGGTCTACtatgaaaatttaaagaacATGTATTGGATGAAACCGACTGCGAATGGGGAGGCAATTGGAGTTTTCCAGCCAAGCAGTGAAGAGTATCAACATTTTGGTGATAACATGCACAATATAAAGGCATGGGCTGAGATGAATATACTAAGCTTGAGTGATGTGTTGATCACTAGTTCTTGGTCTACTTTTGGCTATGTTGCTCAAGGTTTAGGAGGTCTGAAGCCATGGATTCTATTCATGCCTGATAACCAGACTAGTCCTGATCCGCCTTGTCAGAGAGTCATGTCTATGGAGCCCTGCTTCCATTTTCCTCCAGGTTACGATAGGAAGCAAAACAGCATACCCGATAATGTTGATCTTGGTGTTGATGTCAAACATTGTGAAGACGTGAGCTGGGGGGTGAAGCTGGTTAATAAATGA
- the LOC8276316 gene encoding probable fucosyltransferase 7 isoform X2: MEIFQVTKEKWGSDSKRFTIIFVVCCIVFPGSIMVSMMYRNSIFDLSQVSEGSAQNSTALGVDSRKDSTVPASSHEVGNGSGSKMEPSQFTSLASDKLLDGLVPPGLDERSCSSRYQSILYRKTSPRKPSPYLLSKLRGYEKLHKQCGPYTKSFNRTLKRLDAKRTSSRSKCNYIVWVPANGLGNRIISMAATFLYALLTNRVLLVDHGPDMADLFCEPFPNTTWLLPKHFPLRNHWKMRYANSFGTMLQAGTINMTMDSPPSHLYLNLDHSTYDLDKKLFYCDETEAFLRKINWLFMLSDQYFAPSFFLNPSYREEVSKLFPEKETIFYHLGRYLFNPSNQAWGLITRYFDAYLAKADQRVGIQVRVFRPESTPFQTVFDQILACTLKEKILPEIETQKPEAYSQSRNKTSKAILVTSLHSEFYGNLSSLYWTRATATGEVIGVYQPSHEEYQHFGDNVHSMKAWAEIYLLSLSDVLVTSAWSTFGYVAQGLGGLKPWILKKTNKDKIPNPPCMRDLSMEPCFHFPPKYDCQGKLKFDTSALLPCLRQCKDLASGVKLVADHNEL, from the exons ATGGAGATTTTTCAGGTCACCAAGGAAAAGTGGGGTTCTGATTCCAAGAGATTCACAATAATTTTTGTTGTGTGCTGTATAGTTTTTCCTGGGTCAATTATGGTCTCTATGATGTATAGAAACTCAATCTTTGATCTTAGTCAAGTCTCTGAAGGAAGTGCTCAAAATTCTACTGCTTTAGGAGTTG ATTCAAGAAAAGATTCCACTGTACCTGCAAGCAGTCATGAAG TTGGAAATGGATCAGGTTCAAAAATGGAGCCCTCTCAGTTTACAAGCCTGGCTAGTGATAAATTGCTTGATGGACTCGTACCTCCTGGTTTAGATGAAAGATCCTGTTCAAGCAGATATCAGTCTATCCTATATCGAAAAACTTCACCCCGTAAACCCTCGCCTTATCTCCTTTCAAAACTACGCGGATATGAAAAACTTCATAAACAATGCGGACCTTACACAAAATCCTTCAACAGGACATTAAAAAGACTTGATGCGAAACGAACAAGCAGTCGCAGTAAGTGTAATTACATTGTCTGGGTACCTGCAAATGGCTTGGGGAACAGGATAATAAGCATGGCTGCAACCTTCCTATATGCTCTACTAACAAACAGAGTGCTTCTTGTTGATCACGGACCAGACATGGCTGATCTCTTCTGTGAACCGTTTCCTAATACCACGTGGTTATTGCCCAAGCACTTTCCTCTCAGGAACCATTGGAAAATGAGGTACGCTAATAGTTTTGGAACCATGTTACAAGCTGGCACCATAAATATGACAATGGACTCACCTCCATCGCATCTGTATCTTAATCTAGATCATAGTACCTATGATCTTGACAAGAAGCTATTTTACTGCGATGAAACCGAAGCTTTTCTCAGGAAAATCAATTGGCTGTTTATGTTGTCAGACCAATATTTTGCACCTTCTTTCTTCCTCAATCCATCTTACAGGGAAGAGGTAAGTAAATTATTCCCTGAAAAGGAAACTATTTTCTATCACTTGGGTCGCTACCTTTTTAATCCCTCAAATCAGGCATGGGGTCTAATTACCAGATATTTTGATGCATATCTTGCCAAGGCAGATCAAAGGGTTGGCATCCAAGTAAGAGTATTCAGACCTGAAAGCACTCCATTTCAAACAGTTTTTGATCAAATATTAGCTTGtactttgaaagaaaagatcCTACCAGAAATAGAAACACAAAAACCTGAAGCTTATTCCCAATCAAGAAATAAGACCTCAAAAGCGATTCTAGTAACATCTTTACATTCTGAGTTCTATGGAAATTTAAGTAGTCTGTATTGGACAAGAGCAACTGCAACAGGTGAAGTTATTGGGGTTTATCAGCCGAGCCATGAAGAGTATCAACATTTTGGAGATAATGTGCACAGCATGAAAGCATGGGCTGAAATATATCTGTTAAGTTTAAGTGATGTTTTGGTGACCAGTGCTTGGTCTACTTTTGGGTATGTAGCTCAAGGTCTAGGAGGTTTAAAGCCATGGATTCTGAAGAAgacaaataaagataaaatccCAAACCCACCTTGTATGAGAGACTTGTCTATGGAGCCTTGTTTTCACTTCCCTCCAAAGTATGATTGCCAAGGAAAGCTGAAGTTTGATACCAGTGCCCTTCTTCCTTGTTTGAGACAATGCAAGGACCTAGCTTCGGGAGTCAAGCTGGTTGCGGATCACAATGAGCTATAG
- the LOC8276316 gene encoding probable fucosyltransferase 7 isoform X1, with protein MEIFQVTKEKWGSDSKRFTIIFVVCCIVFPGSIMVSMMYRNSIFDLSQVSEGSAQNSTALGVDSRKDSTVPASSHEGKILPNGTSEPDSTNVLSEPTRKPDEEMLNGTLFPEVGNGSGSKMEPSQFTSLASDKLLDGLVPPGLDERSCSSRYQSILYRKTSPRKPSPYLLSKLRGYEKLHKQCGPYTKSFNRTLKRLDAKRTSSRSKCNYIVWVPANGLGNRIISMAATFLYALLTNRVLLVDHGPDMADLFCEPFPNTTWLLPKHFPLRNHWKMRYANSFGTMLQAGTINMTMDSPPSHLYLNLDHSTYDLDKKLFYCDETEAFLRKINWLFMLSDQYFAPSFFLNPSYREEVSKLFPEKETIFYHLGRYLFNPSNQAWGLITRYFDAYLAKADQRVGIQVRVFRPESTPFQTVFDQILACTLKEKILPEIETQKPEAYSQSRNKTSKAILVTSLHSEFYGNLSSLYWTRATATGEVIGVYQPSHEEYQHFGDNVHSMKAWAEIYLLSLSDVLVTSAWSTFGYVAQGLGGLKPWILKKTNKDKIPNPPCMRDLSMEPCFHFPPKYDCQGKLKFDTSALLPCLRQCKDLASGVKLVADHNEL; from the exons ATGGAGATTTTTCAGGTCACCAAGGAAAAGTGGGGTTCTGATTCCAAGAGATTCACAATAATTTTTGTTGTGTGCTGTATAGTTTTTCCTGGGTCAATTATGGTCTCTATGATGTATAGAAACTCAATCTTTGATCTTAGTCAAGTCTCTGAAGGAAGTGCTCAAAATTCTACTGCTTTAGGAGTTG ATTCAAGAAAAGATTCCACTGTACCTGCAAGCAGTCATGAAGGTAAGATTCTTCCAAATGGAACTTCAGAACCAGATTCAACAAATGTTTTATCTGAACCCACCAGAAAGCCTGATGAAGAAATGCTAAATGGAACTTTATTTCCTGAAGTTGGAAATGGATCAGGTTCAAAAATGGAGCCCTCTCAGTTTACAAGCCTGGCTAGTGATAAATTGCTTGATGGACTCGTACCTCCTGGTTTAGATGAAAGATCCTGTTCAAGCAGATATCAGTCTATCCTATATCGAAAAACTTCACCCCGTAAACCCTCGCCTTATCTCCTTTCAAAACTACGCGGATATGAAAAACTTCATAAACAATGCGGACCTTACACAAAATCCTTCAACAGGACATTAAAAAGACTTGATGCGAAACGAACAAGCAGTCGCAGTAAGTGTAATTACATTGTCTGGGTACCTGCAAATGGCTTGGGGAACAGGATAATAAGCATGGCTGCAACCTTCCTATATGCTCTACTAACAAACAGAGTGCTTCTTGTTGATCACGGACCAGACATGGCTGATCTCTTCTGTGAACCGTTTCCTAATACCACGTGGTTATTGCCCAAGCACTTTCCTCTCAGGAACCATTGGAAAATGAGGTACGCTAATAGTTTTGGAACCATGTTACAAGCTGGCACCATAAATATGACAATGGACTCACCTCCATCGCATCTGTATCTTAATCTAGATCATAGTACCTATGATCTTGACAAGAAGCTATTTTACTGCGATGAAACCGAAGCTTTTCTCAGGAAAATCAATTGGCTGTTTATGTTGTCAGACCAATATTTTGCACCTTCTTTCTTCCTCAATCCATCTTACAGGGAAGAGGTAAGTAAATTATTCCCTGAAAAGGAAACTATTTTCTATCACTTGGGTCGCTACCTTTTTAATCCCTCAAATCAGGCATGGGGTCTAATTACCAGATATTTTGATGCATATCTTGCCAAGGCAGATCAAAGGGTTGGCATCCAAGTAAGAGTATTCAGACCTGAAAGCACTCCATTTCAAACAGTTTTTGATCAAATATTAGCTTGtactttgaaagaaaagatcCTACCAGAAATAGAAACACAAAAACCTGAAGCTTATTCCCAATCAAGAAATAAGACCTCAAAAGCGATTCTAGTAACATCTTTACATTCTGAGTTCTATGGAAATTTAAGTAGTCTGTATTGGACAAGAGCAACTGCAACAGGTGAAGTTATTGGGGTTTATCAGCCGAGCCATGAAGAGTATCAACATTTTGGAGATAATGTGCACAGCATGAAAGCATGGGCTGAAATATATCTGTTAAGTTTAAGTGATGTTTTGGTGACCAGTGCTTGGTCTACTTTTGGGTATGTAGCTCAAGGTCTAGGAGGTTTAAAGCCATGGATTCTGAAGAAgacaaataaagataaaatccCAAACCCACCTTGTATGAGAGACTTGTCTATGGAGCCTTGTTTTCACTTCCCTCCAAAGTATGATTGCCAAGGAAAGCTGAAGTTTGATACCAGTGCCCTTCTTCCTTGTTTGAGACAATGCAAGGACCTAGCTTCGGGAGTCAAGCTGGTTGCGGATCACAATGAGCTATAG
- the LOC8276317 gene encoding galactoside 2-alpha-L-fucosyltransferase isoform X2: MEIFQVTKESLRFIFKRFTKVLVVCFIALPVLFMVSMMSSNSKFDLTAVPGVKVENDTALGLDSQYDSSQSTSTPDSKLLNRTLAPSFDKVSDFKYESSQPISTPDDKLLKRTLAPTFDGGSVSRNESSQPTTVRNENVLNGNLAPKFSERSGSRNDSSQASSNANDILLDGLICPGFDERSCLSRRQSILYRRTSPHKPSPFLLSKLRNYENLHKRCGPYTKSYNKTLKTLKSGHINSATECKYIVWRPDNGLGNRIVSMASSFLYALLTNRVLLVDHGADMTDLFCEPFPNSSWLLPMDFPLRNQFRNSELRYAHSFGGMLEKDGTSVKSTPSYLYLFLKKRDYDLDKKLFYCDQNQSLLQKVPWLILLSEQYFAPSFFLIQSFKEEVTRLFPEKDTVFYHLGRYLFNPSNQVWEQLITKFYDAYLAKADKRIGLQIRLFHANTAMFQTVMDQILTCTVKKKILPDVSRRNSAASSSRSWTSSKAILVTSLYTEFYKNLSSMYGDKAAVKGEVMGVYQPSHEGYQHRGDNLHNMKAWAEIYLLSLCDVLVTSAWSTFGYVAHGLGGLKPWILHKPGHGMYLPCKQAMSMEPCFHYPFSYDCKSKKNVDPGTLVPHIKQCEDRELGVKLFNDDH, from the exons ATGGAAATCTTTCAAGTCACCAAGGAAAGTTTGAGATTCATATTCAAAAGATTCACAAAAGTGTTAGTTGTGTGTTTTATAGCTTTGCCAGTGTTATTCATGGTCTCAATGATGTCTAGTAACTCAAAGTTTGATCTAACTGCAGTCCCTGGGGTAAAAGTTGAAAATGATACAGCATTAGGTTTGG ATTCGCAGTATGATTCCTCTCAATCTACTAGCACACCTGATAGCAAACTGCTTAACAGAACTTTAGCTCCCAGTTTTGACAAAGTATCAG ATTTCAAATACGAGTCCTCTCAGCCTATCAGCACACCGGATGACAAACTACTGAAAAGAACTCTAGCTCCTACATTTGATGGAGGATCAG TTTCAAGAAATGAGTCATCCCAGCCAACCACTGTACGCAATGAGAACGTGCTTAATGGGAATCTGGCTCCCAAATTCAGTGAAAGATCAGGTTCAAGAAATGATTCTTCTCAAGCTTCCAGCAATGCCAATGATATATTGCTTGATGGACTAATCTGTCCTGGATTTGATGAAAGGTCCTGCTTAAGCAGGCGCCAGTCTATACTCTATCGTCGAACTTCACCCCATAAGCCCTCTCCCTTTCTCCTTTCTAAACTGCGGAATTATGAAAATCTTCACAAGCGCTGTGGACCTTATACCAAATCCTACAACAAAACCTTAAAGACACTCAAGTCTGGCCACATAAATAGTGCTACCGAGTGTAAATACATTGTCTGGAGACCTGATAATGGCTTGGGAAACAGGATAGTTAGCATGGCATCGTCATTTCTTTATGCTCTCCTCACGAACCGTGTCTTGCTTGTTGATCATGGGGCTGACATGACTGATCTCTTTTGTGAGCCATTTCCGAATTCATCATGGTTATTGCCCATGGACTTTCCCCTTAGGAATCAGTTCCGTAATTCTGAACTGAGGTATGCTCATAGTTTTGGAGGCATGCTAGAAAAAGATGGTACATCAGTGAAGTCAACACCATCATATCTTTATCTTTTCCTTAAGAAACGTGATTATGATCTCGATAAGAAACTTTTTTACTGTGATCAAAATCAATCTCTTCTCCAAAAAGTCCCTTGGCTGATTCTGTTATCGGAGCAATATTTTGctccttctttcttcttgATTCAATCTTTCAAGGAAGAGGTAACCCGATTGTTCCCTGAGAAAGACACTGTCTTCTATCACTTGGGCAGATATCTTTTCAATCCCTCAAATCAGGTATGGGAGCAGCTAATCACCAAATTCTATGATGCATACTTAGCCAAGGCAGATAAAAGGATTGGCCTCCAAATAAGACTTTTCCATGCTAATACTGCAATGTTTCAAACTGTTATGGATCAAATATTAACCTGTactgtaaagaaaaaaattctacCGGATGTCAGCAGAAGAAACTCTGCAGCTTCCTCTTCTAGGAGTTGGACATCATCGAAAGCTATTTTAGTAACATCTTTATATACTGAGTTCTACAAGAATTTGAGTAGCATGTATGGGGATAAAGCAGCTGTGAAAGGGGAAGTCATGGGGGTTTACCAGCCAAGCCATGAAGGGTATCAACACCGTGGAGATAATTTGCACAACATGAAGGCATGGGCAGAAATATATCTGCTAAGTCTGTGTGATGTGTTGGTGACTAGCGCTTGGTCAACCTTTGGTTATGTGGCTCACGGTCTTGGAGGTCTGAAACCCTGGATCTTGCATAAGCCAGGGCATGGAATGTACCTTCCTTGTAAACAAGCAATGTCTATGGAACCTTGCTTCCATTATCCTTTTAGTTATGATTGCAAGTCAAAGAAGAATGTTGATCCGGGTACTCTTGTTCCGCATATAAAGCAATGTGAGGACAGAGAGTTGGGAGTGAAGCTGTTTAATGATGATCATTAG
- the LOC8276315 gene encoding uncharacterized protein LOC8276315, translating to MSPASKSKKSKDKASAKAAKEQQKASSKSSGSTNTVSGSPASAYNPLSGTFHTLEIPSAASSPPFHDNGRFRNIDDTDEHSSSPHGTVSEYDSVSNNGSCSGESEDPKEKIFRQDTVPGLDNDRREKIRLKNEKKHQRQRERRAQELHERCSGFLMSRKLESLSQQLVAMGFSHERATLALVLNEGRVEQSVNWLFEGNEEEARNKDTKRGSSGNLKIDISDELAQLSTLEVRYKCSRQEVERAVVACEGDLLKAEEIIQAQKQEPPATPPQEETVDANNMKRPQEKPMSSASVTIQQKRNDRDFNYSKAAISVSTYSEPGSRNLQSINQPKSLAERRWTAGSSSSFSSSMVPPMQVQLPAGKLEVGVSGNEGKNHQQILREPVVVMQRPQSINAKQNEVPSITYPVVTAGWYSNIVPGIENVRSNGKLLSSQNTGSFGLVNQSAEQFYHPASYKESSLLLNGPVDPASAGLGGSWSSMGKHPSLAAPYVPRGSYGIASVSSPSLAAPSSLGLFTGVGSSGTLGTSHVDWNNGGSMPEFDYTSIDWTLDTNLSSSKRGLWLGLSSLLSDRSGARMNSMNSSCISGLREAGAAKEMASSVGLREWTSPFAGKDIFSLPRQFVTSPSP from the coding sequence ATGTCTCCAGcatcaaaatccaaaaagtCCAAGGATAAGGCCTCAGCAAAGGCTGCTAAGGAACAGCAGAAAGCATCTAGTAAGTCTTCTGGGTCTACTAACACTGTAAGTGGTAGTCCAGCAAGTGCATACAATCCTCTATCTGGGACATTTCATACGTTAGAGATACCGTCAGCTGCTTCTTCCCCACCCTTCCATGATAATGGTCGTTTCAGAAATATAGATGATACAGATGAGCATTCTAGTAGTCCACATGGAACAGTTTCTGAATACGATTCTGTTTCAAACAATGGGAGTTGCTCTGGTGAATCAGAAGACCCGAAAGAGAAGATTTTTCGTCAGGATACTGTACCTGGTCTAGACAACGACAGACGAGAGAAGATCCGGCTGAAAAATGAGAAGAAGCATCAGCGTCAGAGGGAGAGGCGGGCACAAGAGTTGCATGAGCGTTGCAGTGGATTTCTGATGTCTAGAAAATTAGAATCCCTTTCTCAGCAGCTCGTGGCAATGGGGTTTTCTCATGAACGGGCAACCTTGGCCCTTGTTTTGAATGAGGGCAGGGTAGAACAATCAGTAAACTGGCTGTTTGAGGGGAATGAAGAGGAAGCTCGTAACAAGGACACTAAACGTGGAAGCAGTGGTAacttaaaaattgatattagtGATGAGCTTGCTCAGCTCTCAACATTGGAAGTGAGGTACAAATGCTCAAGACAGGAGGTCGAAAGAGCTGTTGTTGCTTGTGAAGGTGATCTTCTGAAGGCAGAAGAGATCATACAAGCACAAAAGCAGGAACCACCTGCCACTCCACCGCAAGAGGAAACTGTTGATGCCAATAATATGAAGAGACCACAAGAAAAGCCTATGTCATCAGCTTCAGTCACAATAcaacagaaaagaaatgacCGTGATTTTAATTACAGCAAAGCGGCAATTTCTGTGTCAACATATTCAGAACCTGGGAGTCGAAATTTGCAGTCTATAAATCAGCCCAAGTCACTGGCAGAAAGGAGGTGGACAGCAGGTTCAAGCTCTTCCTTTTCATCATCTATGGTGCCACCTATGCAAGTACAACTTCCAGCAGGAAAATTAGAGGTTGGTGTTTCTGGAAATGAAGGGAAAAATCATCAGCAAATACTGAGGGAACCAGTAGTTGTGATGCAGCGTCCCCAATCCATAAATGCCAAGCAAAATGAAGTCCCTAGTATAACCTATCCTGTTGTCACAGCTGGATGGTATTCAAATATTGTACCTGGTATTGAAAATGTAAGGTCCAATGGGAAGTTACTTTCAAGTCAGAATACAGGCAGCTTTGGTTTGGTAAATCAAAGTGCAGAGCAATTTTACCATCCAGCTTCATACAAAGAAAGCTCCTTGCTGCTTAATGGGCCAGTGGACCCTGCATCAGCAGGGTTGGGAGGTTCATGGAGCTCGATGGGTAAACATCCTTCACTTGCAGCTCCATATGTGCCCCGGGGTTCATATGGTATAGCAAGTGTATCTTCACCTTCACTAGCAGCTCCATCCTCACTTGGTCTATTTACTGGGGTAGGGTCCTCTGGGACTTTAGGTACATCCCATGTGGATTGGAATAATGGAGGCTCGATGCCCGAGTTTGACTACACCAGTATAGATTGGACTTTGGATACAAACCTGTCATCCTCTAAGCGGGGGCTGTGGCTGGGTCTTTCTTCATTGTTGAGCGACAGATCTGGCGCAAGGATGAACAGTATGAATAGTTCCTGCATATCAGGGTTACGGGAAGCTGGGGCAGCTAAAGAAATGGCTTCTTCTGTTGGTTTGCGTGAGTGGACGTCTCCTTTTGCAGGGAAGGACATATTTAGTCTGCCTAGGCAGTTTGTCACTTCTCCATCTCCATAG
- the LOC8276317 gene encoding galactoside 2-alpha-L-fucosyltransferase isoform X1, translating to MEIFQVTKESLRFIFKRFTKVLVVCFIALPVLFMVSMMSSNSKFDLTAVPGVKVENDTALGLDTKYESSQPTSIPEGRLFDDTLAYGYDSQYDSSQSTSTPDSKLLNRTLAPSFDKVSDFKYESSQPISTPDDKLLKRTLAPTFDGGSVSRNESSQPTTVRNENVLNGNLAPKFSERSGSRNDSSQASSNANDILLDGLICPGFDERSCLSRRQSILYRRTSPHKPSPFLLSKLRNYENLHKRCGPYTKSYNKTLKTLKSGHINSATECKYIVWRPDNGLGNRIVSMASSFLYALLTNRVLLVDHGADMTDLFCEPFPNSSWLLPMDFPLRNQFRNSELRYAHSFGGMLEKDGTSVKSTPSYLYLFLKKRDYDLDKKLFYCDQNQSLLQKVPWLILLSEQYFAPSFFLIQSFKEEVTRLFPEKDTVFYHLGRYLFNPSNQVWEQLITKFYDAYLAKADKRIGLQIRLFHANTAMFQTVMDQILTCTVKKKILPDVSRRNSAASSSRSWTSSKAILVTSLYTEFYKNLSSMYGDKAAVKGEVMGVYQPSHEGYQHRGDNLHNMKAWAEIYLLSLCDVLVTSAWSTFGYVAHGLGGLKPWILHKPGHGMYLPCKQAMSMEPCFHYPFSYDCKSKKNVDPGTLVPHIKQCEDRELGVKLFNDDH from the exons ATGGAAATCTTTCAAGTCACCAAGGAAAGTTTGAGATTCATATTCAAAAGATTCACAAAAGTGTTAGTTGTGTGTTTTATAGCTTTGCCAGTGTTATTCATGGTCTCAATGATGTCTAGTAACTCAAAGTTTGATCTAACTGCAGTCCCTGGGGTAAAAGTTGAAAATGATACAGCATTAGGTTTGG ATACAAAATACGAGTCCTCCCAGCCCACCAGCATACCAGAAGGCAGACTGTTTGATGACACTCTGGCTTATGGATATG ATTCGCAGTATGATTCCTCTCAATCTACTAGCACACCTGATAGCAAACTGCTTAACAGAACTTTAGCTCCCAGTTTTGACAAAGTATCAG ATTTCAAATACGAGTCCTCTCAGCCTATCAGCACACCGGATGACAAACTACTGAAAAGAACTCTAGCTCCTACATTTGATGGAGGATCAG TTTCAAGAAATGAGTCATCCCAGCCAACCACTGTACGCAATGAGAACGTGCTTAATGGGAATCTGGCTCCCAAATTCAGTGAAAGATCAGGTTCAAGAAATGATTCTTCTCAAGCTTCCAGCAATGCCAATGATATATTGCTTGATGGACTAATCTGTCCTGGATTTGATGAAAGGTCCTGCTTAAGCAGGCGCCAGTCTATACTCTATCGTCGAACTTCACCCCATAAGCCCTCTCCCTTTCTCCTTTCTAAACTGCGGAATTATGAAAATCTTCACAAGCGCTGTGGACCTTATACCAAATCCTACAACAAAACCTTAAAGACACTCAAGTCTGGCCACATAAATAGTGCTACCGAGTGTAAATACATTGTCTGGAGACCTGATAATGGCTTGGGAAACAGGATAGTTAGCATGGCATCGTCATTTCTTTATGCTCTCCTCACGAACCGTGTCTTGCTTGTTGATCATGGGGCTGACATGACTGATCTCTTTTGTGAGCCATTTCCGAATTCATCATGGTTATTGCCCATGGACTTTCCCCTTAGGAATCAGTTCCGTAATTCTGAACTGAGGTATGCTCATAGTTTTGGAGGCATGCTAGAAAAAGATGGTACATCAGTGAAGTCAACACCATCATATCTTTATCTTTTCCTTAAGAAACGTGATTATGATCTCGATAAGAAACTTTTTTACTGTGATCAAAATCAATCTCTTCTCCAAAAAGTCCCTTGGCTGATTCTGTTATCGGAGCAATATTTTGctccttctttcttcttgATTCAATCTTTCAAGGAAGAGGTAACCCGATTGTTCCCTGAGAAAGACACTGTCTTCTATCACTTGGGCAGATATCTTTTCAATCCCTCAAATCAGGTATGGGAGCAGCTAATCACCAAATTCTATGATGCATACTTAGCCAAGGCAGATAAAAGGATTGGCCTCCAAATAAGACTTTTCCATGCTAATACTGCAATGTTTCAAACTGTTATGGATCAAATATTAACCTGTactgtaaagaaaaaaattctacCGGATGTCAGCAGAAGAAACTCTGCAGCTTCCTCTTCTAGGAGTTGGACATCATCGAAAGCTATTTTAGTAACATCTTTATATACTGAGTTCTACAAGAATTTGAGTAGCATGTATGGGGATAAAGCAGCTGTGAAAGGGGAAGTCATGGGGGTTTACCAGCCAAGCCATGAAGGGTATCAACACCGTGGAGATAATTTGCACAACATGAAGGCATGGGCAGAAATATATCTGCTAAGTCTGTGTGATGTGTTGGTGACTAGCGCTTGGTCAACCTTTGGTTATGTGGCTCACGGTCTTGGAGGTCTGAAACCCTGGATCTTGCATAAGCCAGGGCATGGAATGTACCTTCCTTGTAAACAAGCAATGTCTATGGAACCTTGCTTCCATTATCCTTTTAGTTATGATTGCAAGTCAAAGAAGAATGTTGATCCGGGTACTCTTGTTCCGCATATAAAGCAATGTGAGGACAGAGAGTTGGGAGTGAAGCTGTTTAATGATGATCATTAG